The following proteins are co-located in the Streptomyces sp. NBC_01198 genome:
- a CDS encoding CDGSH iron-sulfur domain-containing protein codes for MPHAPEPYDREHAAPAGGPAPGEPGRQPRRVIVDPEGPTLVEGPVEVVGEDGTVAYSDRFVVALCTCRRTRTAPWCDTSHRRHRRPRRPGEDESHGDTPA; via the coding sequence GTGCCGCACGCACCTGAACCCTACGATCGCGAGCACGCCGCGCCGGCCGGCGGCCCGGCCCCCGGCGAGCCCGGCCGGCAGCCCCGCAGGGTCATCGTCGACCCCGAGGGGCCGACGCTGGTCGAAGGGCCGGTCGAGGTGGTCGGGGAGGACGGCACGGTCGCCTACAGCGACCGGTTCGTGGTCGCGCTGTGCACCTGCCGGCGCACCCGGACCGCGCCCTGGTGCGACACCAGCCACCGGCGCCACCGGCGCCCCCGACGACCCGGAGAGGACGAGTCCCACGGTGACACTCCTGCCTGA